In Bombus fervidus isolate BK054 chromosome 13, iyBomFerv1, whole genome shotgun sequence, a single genomic region encodes these proteins:
- the LOC139993568 gene encoding TWiK family of potassium channels protein 18 → MEGDRASYSTSNRNWQRGNYRVRGGRRRKRRRKPWGERIADWTRALIAFLFSNVGIVCLVVGYTIAGAFLFTHIEGRNNLDIVGDVIRLRNVTAATLWELTSKENVFSERIWKAKVKTILENYQKKMVMAIKNGYDGGEENKRWSFAGAFLYSLTVITTIGYGNICPKTKWGKVVTIVYAIIGLPLFLLYLSNIGDILAKSFKWTYARCCLCKCRRRPLETTPRGNTHDNADVRRNHWQMVDIDGREVDSFSVDKNISLEKRDTKEGNDDDSSSSSYDPQQVTVPLTLCVVIMVGYIWAGAILFSEWEDWNMLDGSYFCFVSLSTIGFGDIVPGDKIYAAQGLDLSFIFCSMYLMLGMALIAMCFNLMQEEVIAKVRAFVRTIKYIFRCDR, encoded by the exons ATGGAAGGGGATCGAGCATCGTATTCGACGTCCAACAGAAACTGGCAGCGTGGAAATTATCGGGTCCGCGGCGgaagacgaagaaaacgaaggCGGAAGCCGTGGGGCGAGAGGATCGCGGACTGGACCAGGGCTCTGATAGCCTTCCTCTTCAGCAACGTCGGTATAGTGTGCCTGGTGGTCGGATATACCATAGCCGGGGCCTTCCTCTTCACCCACATCGAGGGTAGAAACAACCTGGACATCGTCGGGGACGTGATCAGGTTGAGGAACGTGACAGCTGCCACCCTCTGGGAGCTTACGTCCAAG GAGAACGTGTTTTCCGAGAGGATCTGGAAAGCGAAAGTGAAGACGATCCTCGAGAACTATCAAAAGAAAATGGTAATGGCCATAAAGAATGGCTACGATGGCGGGGAGGAAAACAAAAGATGGAGCTTTGCTGGGGCGTTTCTCTATTCTCTTACCGTGATCACTACTATCG GTTACGGAAACATTTGTCCAAAGACGAAATGGGGCAAAGTGGTGACCATAGTGTACGCCATAATAGGCCTGCCACTTTTCTTGCTGTATCTAAGCAACATCGGTGACATTCTTGCGAAAAGCTTCAAATGGACCTACGCTCGTTGCTGTCTGTGCAA atgTCGCAGAAGGCCATTAGAGACGACGCCAAGAGGAAATACTCACGATAACGCGGATGTAAGGAGAAATCATTGGCAA ATGGTCGACATAGATGGAAGAGAAGTTGATTCGTTCAGCGTGGACAAGAATATTTCCTTGGAAAAACGCGATACGAAAGAGGGAAATGACGATGACAGTAGTAGCAGTAGCTACGATCCTCAACAAGTCACTGTACCTTTGACACTATGTGTCGTCATAATGGTCGG GTACATTTGGGCCGGAGCCATCTTGTTTTCCGAATGGGAAGACTGGAACATGTTGGACGGTTCTTATTTCTGCTTCGTCTCCCTGTCGACCATAGGTTTCGGCGACATCGTGCCGGGTGACAAAATCTACGCGGCCCAGGGCCTCGATTTATCCTTCATCTTCTGCTCCATGTACCTAATGCTCG GTATGGCATTGATCGCGATGTGCTTCAATTTGATGCAAGAGGAAGTGATCGCGAAGGTGCGCGCGTTCGTGCGTACCATTAAATACATATTCCGATGCGACAGGTGA